Genomic window (Deltaproteobacteria bacterium):
AAAAGCCTCTGGTCGGCGTTCCGAGTCTGGACACCCTGGCTCGAAATCTGACTCCCGGCCCTCGCCAGTTCTGCCCCATGATAGACGCGCGTAAAGGAGAGGTTTACGCGGCCCTGTATAAATTCAGCTCTGGCGATACCATTCAGCGTTTAACCGAGTTCGGGGCCTTTAAGCCCGAGAGACTGGCCGAGTTGATCAAGGAAGAAACCGCCTTTTTCGGAGACGCGGCCCGGACCTGGGGCCGGGTTCTGTCTGATACCCTGGGACCGCTTTACATTCGAGCCCCTCAGGAACTGGATTATCCCCGCGCTGCAATTACCGCGCGCCTGGGCATGGCTCTTTTCGCCGAGGGGGTTGAGTCAGACCCGGCCTTAATCGTTCCTCTCTATATCCGTCCATCTGAGGCCGAACTATCCTGGGCAGCGCGGCAGAAAAGGCTTGAGTGTGCTATTTAAAGGGTTATATATCGTGTAAATTAGGAGGAAGTCTGCCAATTATGGTTCGCCGGGCGGGGATAAACCTTGCCCCTACATTTGCGTGGTGCGCCAGGGGAATGTCGAGGCGGGGTTTACCTCTGCCTTAAAACCAGACTCAAACCCAAGCCTGAAGGAGGATATCTTATTATGACCGATCAGTGGGACCGCGTCACAGCGCGCATAGAAACTTACGCTGAAGAGATGGTTCAATTTCAATCCGAAATGGTGGCCTGCCCGGCCATTGGGCCGGATAACGGCGGTGAAGGCGAGGCAGCCAAGGCTGAGGTGATAAAGGAGTGGCTGGTCCGGCTCAATCCTGATGAGACTTTAGAACTGAATGCGCCGGACGACAGGGTCCCCGGGGGCCAGCGGCCTAATATCATCGGCCTTTTCAAGGGCCAGAGCGACACTACGGTCTGGGTCCTGTCGCACACGGATATCGTACCGGTCGGGGAGAGATCTTTATGGGATTCAGACCCCTTTGTCCTGCGCCGCGAAGGCGACCGTCTCATTGGCCGCGGGGTCGAAGACAACCAGCAAGGCCTGGTTGCGTCTTACTTCGGCATGAAAGCCTTGAAGGACGAAGGCGTCCTTCCGCCCCTGTCCGTGGGGTTGATCTTCGTGGCGGATGAGGAGACCGGTTCATCTTACGGCTTGAGGCATGTCCTCCGCACCAGGGCTGATTTATTTTCTGAGAAGGATTTGATCATCGTGCCAGACGCGGGCGCGCCGGACGGGACCATGATCGAGGTCTCGGAAAAACACATCCTGGCGCTTAAATTCATTGTCAGCGGTATCCAGTGTCATGCCAGCATGCCCCGCCCCGGGGCCAACACTTTGCGCGCCTCGGCCAGGATGATTACGGCGGTGGATGAGGCCCTGCACGCGGCCTTCAATGATTCGAATGAGCTTTTCGCCCCACCCGTCAGCACCTTTGAGCCTACCAAGAAGGAGGCCAACGTGCTCAACGTGAACACCATTCCGGGCGAAGACGTTTTTTATTTTG
Coding sequences:
- the tsaB gene encoding tRNA (adenosine(37)-N6)-threonylcarbamoyltransferase complex dimerization subunit type 1 TsaB, coding for METSTAVGSVALVDENKTLAELIVAEGLTHSRTLLPSVERLLSETGMSVSDLDLIAVTVGPGSFTGLRIGLSAAKGLAWAAQKPLVGVPSLDTLARNLTPGPRQFCPMIDARKGEVYAALYKFSSGDTIQRLTEFGAFKPERLAELIKEETAFFGDAARTWGRVLSDTLGPLYIRAPQELDYPRAAITARLGMALFAEGVESDPALIVPLYIRPSEAELSWAARQKRLECAI
- a CDS encoding M20 family metallo-hydrolase, which gives rise to MTDQWDRVTARIETYAEEMVQFQSEMVACPAIGPDNGGEGEAAKAEVIKEWLVRLNPDETLELNAPDDRVPGGQRPNIIGLFKGQSDTTVWVLSHTDIVPVGERSLWDSDPFVLRREGDRLIGRGVEDNQQGLVASYFGMKALKDEGVLPPLSVGLIFVADEETGSSYGLRHVLRTRADLFSEKDLIIVPDAGAPDGTMIEVSEKHILALKFIVSGIQCHASMPRPGANTLRASARMITAVDEALHAAFNDSNELFAPPVSTFEPTKKEANVLNVNTIPGEDVFYFDSRILPHYDLGEIESKAREAAEQAAVESGVRVQLEAFKGPAPEPTPTDASVVQALKRAVAVVHDREARPMGIGGRTVAGFFRQKGLPAAVWSTAEGTAHAPNESCLLSNLLADAKVFAHVYLGL